A portion of the Flavobacterium magnum genome contains these proteins:
- the gcvP gene encoding aminomethyl-transferring glycine dehydrogenase, whose translation MRTDAFALRHIGPRESQLPEMLKTINASDLDQLVYETIPDDIRLKAPLDLDPAMTEFEFANHIAKLGAKNKVYSNYIGLGYHPAIVPAVIQRNILENPGWYTAYTPYQAEIAQGRLEAILNFQTVVIELTGMEISNASLLDEGTAAAEAMALLFDVRTREQKKNNANKFFVSEEILPQTLSVLQTRSIPIGIELVVGNHETFDYAPEFFGAILQYPGKHGQVHDYAGFIANAKANDIKTVVAADILSLVKLVSPGEMGADVVVGTTQRFGIPLGYGGPHAAFFATKEEYKRSMPGRIIGVTQDMNGNRALRMALQTREQHIKRDKATSNICTAQVLLAVMAGMYAVYHGPKGLQYIAEKVHASAVTVTEALNKLGVYQSNTSYFDTILLKADAQKVKAIAEKNEVNFYYPDADSVQVAFNETTSTDDINRIIAIFAEAVGKDATTIVELDPTKNYGEGMERESHFLQHDVFNSYHSESALMRYIKKLERKDLSLNHSMISLGSCTMKLNAAAEMLPLSMPNWNNIHPFAPLDQVEGYQTMLKKLEEQLNVVTGFAGTTLQPNSGAQGEYAGLMVIRAYHLSRGDHHRNVCLIPSSAHGTNPASAAMAGMKIVVTKTLENGNMDVEDLRAKAIEHKDDLSCLMVTYPSTHGVYESAIREITQIIHDNGGQVYMDGANMNAQVGLTNPATIGADVCHLNLHKTFAIPHGGGGPGVGPICVAKHLVPFLPTNPVIPTGGDTAITAISAAPWGSALVCLISYGYISMLGAEGLTNATKYAILNANYIKTRLESHYPILYTGERNRVAHEMILDCRAFKQNGIEVSDIAKRLMDYGFHAPTVSFPVAGTLMVEPTESEDLSELDRFCDAMISIRKEIEASNAEDGNNVLKNAPHTLAMLTADSWTMPYTREQAAFPLDYISDNKFWPSVRRVDDAYGDRNLICSCAPIEAYMEN comes from the coding sequence ATGAGAACAGACGCATTTGCTTTAAGACACATCGGGCCAAGGGAATCACAGCTCCCTGAGATGCTTAAAACCATCAACGCATCCGATTTAGACCAGTTGGTTTATGAGACAATCCCCGATGATATCCGCCTTAAGGCTCCGCTGGATCTCGATCCGGCCATGACCGAATTTGAATTCGCGAACCACATTGCCAAATTGGGCGCGAAAAATAAGGTATACAGCAATTACATCGGTTTGGGTTACCACCCTGCCATCGTCCCCGCAGTAATCCAGCGAAATATTCTCGAGAATCCGGGTTGGTACACCGCATACACCCCTTACCAGGCAGAAATCGCCCAGGGCAGGCTTGAAGCGATCCTGAATTTCCAGACTGTGGTGATCGAGCTTACCGGCATGGAGATTTCGAATGCCTCGCTGCTCGACGAAGGAACTGCCGCCGCAGAAGCCATGGCGCTGCTGTTCGACGTGCGCACGCGCGAGCAGAAAAAAAACAATGCGAATAAATTCTTTGTTTCTGAAGAAATCCTGCCACAAACCTTGTCTGTGCTGCAAACACGTTCCATACCCATCGGCATTGAATTGGTTGTAGGCAACCATGAAACATTTGACTACGCACCGGAATTTTTCGGGGCAATCCTGCAATATCCTGGCAAGCACGGGCAAGTTCATGACTATGCGGGCTTTATCGCCAACGCCAAGGCGAACGACATCAAGACAGTCGTCGCGGCAGACATCCTGAGCCTCGTAAAATTGGTTTCTCCCGGAGAAATGGGTGCCGACGTCGTTGTCGGGACGACACAGCGTTTCGGTATTCCGCTCGGATACGGCGGACCGCACGCGGCTTTTTTCGCGACCAAAGAAGAATACAAACGCAGCATGCCGGGAAGGATTATCGGGGTGACGCAGGATATGAACGGGAATCGCGCGCTGCGTATGGCATTACAGACCAGGGAACAGCACATCAAGCGCGACAAAGCCACATCAAACATCTGTACCGCCCAGGTTTTACTTGCTGTGATGGCCGGAATGTACGCGGTATACCATGGCCCGAAAGGCTTACAGTACATCGCTGAAAAAGTACACGCTTCAGCAGTTACCGTAACGGAAGCCCTGAATAAATTGGGCGTTTATCAATCCAATACCTCATATTTTGATACAATCCTGCTGAAAGCTGACGCCCAAAAAGTGAAAGCCATCGCAGAAAAAAATGAAGTCAATTTCTACTATCCGGATGCCGATTCGGTTCAGGTTGCGTTCAATGAAACCACGTCTACTGATGACATCAACAGGATTATCGCCATTTTTGCAGAGGCGGTCGGGAAAGATGCCACTACGATCGTTGAACTTGATCCGACGAAAAACTACGGCGAGGGCATGGAAAGGGAGTCTCATTTCCTGCAACACGACGTTTTCAACAGCTACCATTCGGAGTCAGCCCTGATGCGTTACATCAAGAAACTCGAACGGAAGGACCTCTCACTGAATCACTCGATGATTTCGCTTGGCTCCTGCACTATGAAACTTAACGCTGCCGCAGAAATGCTGCCGTTAAGTATGCCAAACTGGAACAACATCCATCCATTTGCCCCGCTCGACCAGGTGGAAGGCTATCAGACCATGCTGAAAAAACTGGAAGAACAGCTTAATGTGGTGACCGGTTTTGCAGGCACAACACTGCAACCCAATTCGGGGGCACAAGGCGAATACGCCGGTTTGATGGTGATACGCGCCTACCACCTCTCAAGGGGTGACCACCACAGGAATGTTTGTCTGATTCCGTCGTCAGCGCACGGCACCAATCCGGCCTCGGCGGCCATGGCGGGGATGAAGATCGTTGTGACCAAGACGCTTGAAAACGGCAATATGGATGTAGAGGACCTGCGGGCCAAAGCCATCGAACACAAAGATGATTTATCCTGCCTCATGGTGACATATCCATCCACGCATGGTGTTTACGAAAGCGCCATCCGTGAAATCACGCAGATTATCCACGACAATGGCGGGCAGGTATACATGGACGGGGCTAACATGAATGCACAGGTAGGGCTCACAAATCCCGCTACCATCGGTGCTGATGTGTGCCACCTGAACCTGCACAAGACATTTGCCATCCCGCACGGTGGCGGCGGACCCGGCGTGGGGCCGATTTGTGTAGCCAAACACTTAGTTCCTTTCCTGCCTACGAACCCTGTGATCCCGACCGGTGGCGACACCGCAATCACTGCTATTTCCGCAGCGCCGTGGGGATCTGCATTGGTTTGCCTGATCTCATACGGATACATTTCTATGCTGGGCGCCGAAGGATTGACAAATGCCACGAAATACGCCATACTGAATGCCAACTATATCAAAACAAGGCTCGAAAGCCACTACCCTATCCTGTATACCGGCGAACGCAACAGGGTCGCGCACGAAATGATCCTCGACTGCCGCGCATTCAAACAAAATGGGATTGAGGTAAGCGATATCGCAAAACGTCTAATGGATTACGGGTTCCATGCGCCTACGGTGTCATTCCCTGTTGCCGGGACTTTAATGGTAGAGCCCACCGAAAGTGAGGATTTGTCGGAACTCGACCGTTTTTGCGACGCGATGATATCCATCAGGAAAGAAATTGAGGCCAGCAATGCTGAAGACGGGAACAACGTACTCAAAAATGCACCGCATACCTTGGCGATGTTGACGGCCGACAGTTGGACCATGCCTTACACCCGCGAGCAGGCCGCTTTCCCGCTGGACTATATATCAGACAATAAATTCTGGCCAAGCGTGCGGCGCGTTGACGACGCTTACGGAGACAGGAACCTGATTTGTTCCTGTGCGCCCATCGAAGCTTACATGGAAAATTAA
- a CDS encoding GbsR/MarR family transcriptional regulator, translating into MEFRKAKNKFIQTWGALGSQWGINKTMAQIHALLMVSPEPISMEEIMGELQISRGNASMNIRALMDWGIVFKEYRQGERREYYVAEKDLDELAVKIARERSKREIKPALKVLKEVSSHEPDYSAAEKHFVEQTGKLYDFVLKADNMLDKVTEIKDNWLGRLVLKLMK; encoded by the coding sequence ATGGAATTCAGGAAAGCTAAAAATAAATTCATCCAAACCTGGGGCGCCCTAGGCTCACAATGGGGCATCAATAAAACCATGGCACAGATCCATGCGCTGCTGATGGTCTCCCCTGAACCGATTTCAATGGAAGAAATTATGGGAGAGTTGCAGATTTCCAGAGGCAACGCGAGCATGAACATCCGCGCGCTCATGGATTGGGGCATCGTTTTCAAAGAATACAGGCAAGGCGAGCGACGCGAGTATTATGTCGCCGAAAAAGACCTCGACGAACTGGCCGTAAAGATTGCACGCGAACGGAGCAAGCGCGAAATCAAGCCCGCGCTTAAAGTCCTCAAGGAAGTTTCTTCACACGAACCCGATTATTCCGCGGCAGAAAAACATTTTGTCGAGCAAACCGGGAAATTGTATGATTTCGTTCTCAAAGCAGACAACATGCTCGATAAGGTCACCGAAATAAAAGACAACTGGCTTGGCCGGCTTGTGTTGAAGTTGATGAAATAA
- a CDS encoding M3 family metallopeptidase, producing MNNIPYPFNTPHGTAPFSTIAPEHFKPAFEEAITLAKAEIEAIVSNTESPTFANTIEALDFSGEALDRISNIFFNLNSAETNEQIQQIAQEISPILTAFSNDITLNETLFAKIKALHDRRDQLNLSTEQLTLLDKKFKGFSRNGALLPDEKKKRLREIDTELASLKLTFGENVLAETQDYALHITNPAELKGLPEGAIEAAAQLAASRGHDGWIFTLDAPSYLPFITYAENRPLRKQLAIAAGQKAFRDNDFNNTGNTLKIAALRHERAKLLGYETHAHFVLEERMAQQPEKVTAFLNELLAKAKPAAAREFAQLSAFAKELDGIETLEKWDGSYYSEKLKQQLFSLDDEMLKPYFKLENVLHGAFEVADRLFGLKFSEVSHIDKYHDDVQTFEVHGENGEFIAVFYADFFPRKGKRNGAWMTSYKSQYVKNGNNERPHVSIVCNFTKPTATKPSLLTFNEVTTLFHEFGHALHGMLADTVYPSLSGTSVYWDFVELPSQIMENWCYEPQALALFARHYETGEVIPQPYVDKIRESASFLEGMATLRQISFGLLDMAFHGADPAAISDIKSFEKSVFDNTALFPDVAENCMSVSFSHIFNGGYSSGYYSYKWAEVLDADAFAYFSQNGIFNRDIAAKFREHVLSKGGTEHPMTLYKRFRGQEPTPDALLKRAGLL from the coding sequence ATGAATAACATACCTTACCCATTTAATACGCCTCACGGAACGGCTCCCTTTTCAACAATTGCTCCTGAACACTTTAAACCAGCCTTTGAAGAAGCCATTACTTTGGCCAAAGCTGAAATAGAGGCCATCGTCAGCAATACCGAGTCACCCACTTTCGCCAACACCATAGAGGCATTGGACTTCTCGGGCGAAGCGCTCGACCGAATCTCCAATATCTTTTTCAACCTGAATTCCGCCGAAACGAACGAACAGATACAGCAAATCGCTCAGGAAATATCCCCAATCCTGACCGCCTTCAGCAACGACATCACGCTGAACGAAACGCTCTTTGCCAAAATCAAGGCCCTGCACGACCGGCGTGACCAACTGAACCTGAGCACCGAACAACTCACGCTCCTCGATAAAAAATTCAAGGGCTTCTCGCGCAATGGTGCCCTGCTGCCGGATGAAAAAAAGAAAAGGCTCCGCGAGATCGACACGGAACTGGCTTCGCTGAAACTTACATTTGGGGAGAATGTGCTCGCTGAAACACAAGACTATGCGCTGCACATTACCAATCCGGCCGAACTCAAAGGATTGCCCGAAGGCGCCATAGAAGCGGCTGCACAACTGGCAGCATCCCGAGGCCATGACGGTTGGATTTTTACTTTGGATGCCCCAAGTTACCTGCCATTCATCACCTATGCCGAGAACAGGCCACTGCGAAAACAACTCGCTATCGCTGCCGGGCAAAAAGCGTTTCGTGACAATGATTTCAACAATACCGGCAACACGCTGAAGATTGCGGCATTACGCCACGAGCGCGCCAAACTATTGGGCTATGAGACGCATGCCCACTTTGTGCTCGAGGAACGGATGGCGCAACAGCCCGAAAAAGTGACGGCATTCCTGAACGAACTTTTAGCCAAAGCCAAACCTGCGGCAGCGCGGGAATTCGCCCAGCTCTCCGCATTCGCGAAAGAACTTGACGGTATCGAAACGCTTGAAAAATGGGACGGATCTTACTATTCCGAAAAACTCAAACAACAACTGTTCAGCCTCGATGACGAAATGCTCAAGCCATATTTTAAACTCGAGAACGTCCTGCACGGCGCCTTCGAAGTGGCTGACAGGTTATTCGGATTGAAATTCAGCGAAGTGTCGCACATCGATAAATACCACGACGACGTACAGACTTTCGAGGTCCACGGTGAAAATGGTGAGTTTATTGCAGTCTTCTACGCCGATTTCTTCCCAAGGAAAGGCAAACGCAATGGCGCGTGGATGACCTCATACAAATCCCAATACGTCAAAAACGGCAACAATGAACGCCCGCACGTATCCATCGTATGCAACTTTACAAAGCCCACGGCGACCAAACCATCGCTGCTGACCTTTAACGAAGTCACAACGCTTTTCCACGAATTCGGCCACGCGCTGCACGGCATGTTAGCCGATACGGTGTATCCAAGCCTATCCGGCACATCCGTTTATTGGGACTTTGTCGAATTGCCAAGCCAGATTATGGAGAACTGGTGCTACGAGCCGCAAGCGCTCGCGCTGTTTGCCAGACATTATGAAACCGGGGAAGTCATCCCACAGCCCTACGTCGACAAAATCCGGGAAAGCGCCAGCTTCCTGGAAGGCATGGCTACGTTACGCCAAATCAGTTTCGGGCTGCTCGACATGGCTTTTCACGGCGCTGACCCCGCGGCAATCAGCGACATAAAATCGTTTGAGAAATCCGTTTTCGACAACACCGCACTGTTTCCGGATGTCGCAGAAAACTGCATGAGCGTGTCGTTCTCGCACATTTTCAATGGCGGCTACTCTTCGGGATATTACAGCTATAAATGGGCAGAAGTCCTCGATGCCGACGCTTTTGCGTATTTCAGCCAGAACGGCATCTTCAACCGCGATATCGCGGCAAAATTCAGGGAACATGTGCTGAGCAAAGGCGGCACCGAGCACCCAATGACCCTGTACAAGCGTTTCCGCGGCCAGGAGCCTACCCCCGACGCGTTGCTCAAACGGGCGGGGCTATTATAA
- the purE gene encoding 5-(carboxyamino)imidazole ribonucleotide mutase: protein MKIAIIMGSISDLPVMQDAIDILKSFGIETITDIVSAHRTPEKLFDFSKNAHLRGISVIIAGAGGAAHLPGMVASMSPLPVIGVPVKSSNSIDGWDSILSILQMPGGVPVATVALNGAKNAGILAAQIVGAHDPSVLERIISYKESLKEAVSKSALGLQ from the coding sequence ATGAAAATAGCCATCATCATGGGCAGCATTTCGGACCTGCCGGTCATGCAGGACGCAATCGACATCCTGAAGTCATTTGGGATTGAAACCATCACCGACATCGTCTCAGCACACCGCACGCCTGAAAAATTATTTGATTTCAGTAAAAATGCACACTTGAGAGGCATTTCGGTAATCATTGCCGGAGCCGGCGGAGCCGCCCATTTGCCGGGTATGGTCGCCTCAATGTCTCCGCTGCCGGTCATCGGCGTGCCGGTAAAGTCAAGCAACTCCATTGACGGTTGGGACAGCATCCTCTCCATTTTGCAGATGCCGGGCGGCGTTCCGGTGGCAACCGTAGCATTAAATGGCGCCAAAAATGCCGGAATCCTTGCCGCACAAATTGTCGGCGCGCATGACCCTTCGGTATTGGAAAGGATTATCTCGTATAAGGAAAGCCTTAAGGAAGCGGTCAGTAAATCCGCTCTGGGACTGCAATAA
- a CDS encoding 5-(carboxyamino)imidazole ribonucleotide synthase, protein MNYFSSGFKLGILGGGQLGKMLLAETRKFDIQTYVLDPSAEAPGRFACNVFQQGNLMDFDTVYQFGKQVDVLTFEIELVNIQALEKLESEGTTVFPSPKTLKRIQNKGIQKDFYVAHGIPSAAYSHFDNVTALKEALSKNQLTLPFVWKCTEFGYDGNGVKVIRRAADCDGLPDVECIAEDMIPFKNELAVIVARSAAGEIKTYPVVEMEFHPEANQVEYVICPARIDAQIAQKARDLALQVSEAYAHVGLLAVEMFQTHTDEILVNEVAPRPHNSGHYSIEGSYTSQFENHLRAVLGLPLGSTDSKVAGIMVNLVGEEGFSGPVLYENIETILEWSGVTPHIYGKTETRPFRKMGHVTITNENISEARKIAEKVKNTIRVISNNVN, encoded by the coding sequence ATGAACTACTTTTCTTCGGGCTTTAAGTTGGGTATCCTTGGCGGCGGCCAATTGGGCAAGATGCTTTTGGCTGAAACCCGCAAATTTGATATCCAGACGTATGTCCTCGATCCTTCTGCGGAAGCGCCCGGAAGGTTTGCCTGTAATGTATTCCAGCAGGGCAACCTGATGGATTTTGATACCGTTTACCAATTTGGGAAGCAGGTCGACGTGCTGACCTTTGAGATCGAGCTCGTCAATATTCAGGCGCTCGAGAAACTAGAATCAGAAGGGACTACGGTATTCCCATCGCCTAAAACCCTCAAGCGCATCCAGAACAAAGGTATCCAGAAAGATTTCTATGTGGCCCATGGCATCCCTTCAGCAGCGTATTCCCATTTTGACAATGTGACGGCGTTGAAGGAGGCGCTTTCGAAAAATCAGCTGACATTGCCGTTTGTATGGAAGTGCACCGAATTCGGATACGATGGCAATGGCGTGAAAGTGATACGCCGGGCGGCGGATTGTGACGGACTGCCCGATGTGGAATGCATTGCGGAAGACATGATCCCGTTTAAGAACGAACTTGCCGTGATCGTCGCACGCAGCGCAGCCGGCGAAATAAAAACCTATCCTGTTGTAGAGATGGAATTTCACCCCGAAGCCAATCAGGTGGAATACGTTATTTGTCCGGCGCGGATTGATGCGCAGATCGCCCAGAAAGCCAGAGATCTCGCATTGCAGGTTTCCGAAGCCTATGCGCACGTCGGACTGCTCGCTGTTGAAATGTTTCAAACCCATACCGATGAAATCCTTGTGAATGAAGTCGCCCCAAGGCCGCATAACTCAGGCCATTATTCGATTGAAGGCAGCTACACCTCACAATTTGAAAATCATCTGCGCGCGGTTCTCGGCCTGCCTTTAGGAAGTACCGACAGCAAAGTGGCGGGAATCATGGTCAATCTCGTGGGCGAGGAAGGCTTTTCGGGGCCGGTGTTGTATGAGAATATCGAAACGATCCTGGAATGGAGCGGCGTGACGCCACACATTTACGGAAAAACGGAGACACGCCCTTTCCGCAAGATGGGACACGTCACCATCACGAATGAGAACATTTCGGAAGCAAGGAAAATCGCGGAAAAAGTAAAAAATACAATCAGGGTAATCAGTAATAATGTCAATTAG
- a CDS encoding SRPBCC family protein has product MKTMHKSIEITAPKDKVWAVLMEETYIKDWYKSFGQGITAETDWIEGHRVTFTDGSNNGITGIIAEKKPYEKLSFRFDGVVKNNVEDRESDMAKALNGSEETYSLSEENGNTWLSVTCDMPESDYDTMSAAWEVALQRISELAHAV; this is encoded by the coding sequence ATGAAGACAATGCATAAATCAATTGAAATTACCGCGCCCAAAGACAAAGTCTGGGCGGTATTAATGGAGGAAACTTATATTAAAGACTGGTACAAGTCATTCGGTCAGGGTATTACCGCGGAAACCGACTGGATTGAAGGACACCGCGTGACCTTTACTGATGGGTCAAACAATGGCATTACAGGTATCATAGCCGAGAAAAAGCCTTATGAGAAATTGTCGTTCCGGTTTGATGGTGTCGTAAAAAATAATGTGGAAGACAGGGAAAGTGATATGGCCAAGGCCCTCAACGGCAGTGAGGAAACTTATTCACTGTCTGAAGAAAACGGCAATACCTGGTTGTCGGTTACCTGCGATATGCCTGAAAGTGATTATGATACCATGTCGGCTGCATGGGAAGTGGCTTTGCAACGGATCAGCGAACTGGCACATGCAGTGTAA
- a CDS encoding sugar phosphate isomerase/epimerase family protein, translating into MNRRHFLKNSAQFVVALSAANLIYSEVIDFLQADPQPFFRLSLAQWSLHRAMMETKTLNPIDFASTAKSLGFEGLEYVSALYTLEQGNQIQGAAKLAKELRQRSVDNDMTNVLIMVDGEGELAALDKKERDTAIDNHKKWVDAAAEMRCHSIRVNLFGAGAEKDFKVWKETSIDGLGRLAAFAAQSEINVIVENHGGLSSDISKLTEVFEAIGLKNCGALPDFGNFCVKRRDGDRWASPCIEIYDKYKGVSELMPFAKGVSAKSYDFDTDGNETTIDYVKMLQIVKSAGCKGFIGVEYEGSRLGEIDGILATKALLLRAASQLK; encoded by the coding sequence ATGAACCGCCGTCATTTCCTTAAGAACTCAGCACAATTTGTCGTCGCGCTTTCTGCCGCCAACCTGATTTACAGTGAGGTTATTGATTTCCTGCAGGCAGACCCGCAGCCTTTTTTCAGATTGTCTTTGGCGCAATGGTCGTTGCATCGGGCAATGATGGAAACCAAAACACTGAACCCAATTGATTTTGCCTCTACAGCGAAATCCCTCGGCTTTGAAGGATTGGAATATGTGAGTGCGCTCTACACTTTGGAACAGGGGAATCAAATTCAGGGCGCTGCCAAACTGGCGAAGGAACTCAGGCAGCGCAGCGTCGACAATGACATGACCAATGTTTTGATTATGGTCGATGGTGAAGGCGAACTCGCTGCATTGGATAAAAAAGAAAGAGATACAGCAATTGACAATCATAAGAAATGGGTTGATGCCGCGGCCGAAATGCGGTGCCACTCGATCCGCGTGAACCTTTTTGGCGCTGGAGCGGAGAAGGATTTTAAAGTCTGGAAAGAAACTTCGATTGACGGTTTAGGGAGGTTGGCAGCCTTTGCCGCGCAATCCGAAATCAATGTCATCGTTGAGAACCACGGCGGACTTTCCTCTGACATCTCAAAGCTGACGGAAGTCTTCGAAGCAATTGGTTTAAAGAACTGCGGCGCGCTGCCTGATTTCGGAAACTTCTGCGTTAAAAGGCGCGACGGTGACCGTTGGGCTTCCCCTTGTATTGAAATCTATGATAAGTACAAAGGCGTTTCAGAATTGATGCCGTTTGCGAAAGGCGTCAGTGCCAAATCCTACGACTTCGATACCGACGGCAATGAAACCACCATTGATTATGTCAAAATGCTGCAGATTGTCAAATCCGCCGGCTGTAAGGGATTTATCGGCGTGGAATATGAAGGCAGCCGACTTGGGGAGATTGACGGGATTTTAGCCACTAAAGCCCTGTTGCTGCGTGCGGCTTCTCAGTTAAAATGA
- a CDS encoding DUF3467 domain-containing protein, whose protein sequence is MSDNNQQPGQINIELDEKTAEGTYSNLAIINHSASEFVLDFVCIMPGTPKAKVKSRIVLTPQHAKRLLKAMGENIHRFESAHGEIKDTEQPPIPLNFGPTGQA, encoded by the coding sequence ATGAGCGATAACAATCAACAACCAGGACAGATTAACATCGAACTGGACGAAAAGACTGCAGAAGGAACGTATTCGAACCTGGCAATCATCAATCACTCGGCATCTGAATTTGTACTCGATTTCGTTTGCATCATGCCCGGAACGCCGAAGGCAAAAGTGAAGTCAAGAATCGTTTTGACACCGCAACATGCCAAAAGGCTGCTGAAAGCGATGGGAGAGAACATCCACAGATTTGAATCCGCCCACGGCGAAATCAAGGATACGGAGCAACCGCCCATTCCATTGAACTTTGGCCCGACAGGGCAAGCATAA